ACGGCCTTCCTCCGCTGGCGCGGCATTCTCAACAAAAACTACAAGCCCTGGATGATGGCCCAATCGAAATTGATCGTGGAACATGCCGACCGCTATGCGCGCAAAACCTGCGGACAAGGCGTTTGAATTAGGCCGCCAAAAGCGGCAACTGTATTTGATAGACGTAGGAGCCGCATCCCCATGCGGCGATTCCGGACGAACCGCATCCCCATGCGGCGATTCCAAACACCAGATGCATCGCCGAACAGGGGTTCGGCTCCTACCCACGATTTTGCGCTCTTTTGCGGCAAGTTTGAAATTCCTATGCATGAACCTATTGCTTCCTCCAATGAACGCAAGGAAGCCATTGCCCATCAACGACAACGCGACTTGGGCATCAAACACGGTCTCATCGGCGTCTGGTCCTGCGTCGAAGCCTGTTCCTCTTTCCGCGCCCACTATGACGCCCAGGCCGGTTTCCCTCAGCTCCGGCATCTCTTTTCCCGCTGCAAACATCTTTACTTTTATTACGACCATCCCCTCTTCGGCTTTATGAGTGTCCGCCTCCAAACCTGGTTTCCCTACGGCATTCAGATCGCATTCAACAACCGCTTCATGGATCAAATGGCTGCCGTTAAAGACACGCAACCCTTCCGCCAAATCCTTGATGCTCTCTCAAAACCCCGCTTTGCGGGGCAGGAATGCGGATGCGCCGGAATCGCCGGAGATTTTTCGAACGAAATGCACCGTGCATATGCTTCATACCCACATCATCCTTACCCAGCATTATTTTCTTGCTTTTCATCACGGTTTTTGACATTTCAGGTGCTAAACGCTATCCGCTCTACGCTATTTCATGTATCCTTTGTCCCGCAGATTTCTTTCCATGCGCTCCAACGGCGGCTCTTCGGTTGCAACAAATTCCCGGCCGGTGATAATTTCGTAGGCCTGGATATAGCGTTTTGCCGCTTCAATCCGGATTTCGTCCGGCATGGCCGGCGGCGCGCCTTCGCCGCGGAAACCTCTTGCCGCGAACCATTCGCGCACGTATTCCTTGTCCAGCTTGCGCTGGTCTTTGCCGGCGGCGAAAAGCTCTTCGTATTGTCCGGCGAACCAGTAACGCGACGAATCCGGCGTGTGGATTTCGTCGGAAACCGCCAGTTTGCCGTTCAGGAAACCGAGTTCGTATTTGGTGTCAACCAGAATGAGCCCGCGCTGGTGCGCAAATTTGGTCCCGTAGTCAAAAAGCTTTAAGCAAATATCCGCGGCTTTGTCAAAAATTTCCGCGGTAACCAATCCTTCCCGGACGACCTCCGCGCGCGAGACCGGACGGTCGTGGGACTCCAGTTTGGTGGTGGGCGTGACGATCGGTTTGTCCAGTTTCTGATCTTTACGCAGTCCCTCGGGCAGGACATGGCCGCAGTAATTCCTGACGCCCTGCTGGTAATTGAACCAGAGCGAAGTTTTGGTGACGCCGGTGATGTAGCCCCGCACAATTATTTCCAGGGGAAGCTGTTCGCATTCGGCCGCCGCCATCACGTTCGGGTCGGGGACGTCAAGAATATGGTTGGGGACCAGGTGTTTGGTCTGTTCAAACCAGAATGCGGCCAGCTGATTGAGAACCTGTCCCTTGAAGGGAATTGTGCCGAGCACGCGGTCAAACGCCGAGATGCGGTCGGTTGCGATCAGAATGCGTTTTTCTTTCTGGAGATAAGAATCGCGCACCTTGCCGGTTTCCCTGCGGCCGAGCGCGGGCAGATTCGTCTCCCGGATGGTATTTTTCAGTTCCCGGCGGATGCGTTCTTCCGGTATCATCGCTCTCCTTCCGTAATTTTTCCCTGAAACAAGGGGGCGGTGGTTTTCACCCGCAGGTATTTCCTGCTTTCCGCGATTTTGTTCCGTCCGAAATGCAGTTCCAGCTTCCACTTGAAGAGGCCTTCTTTCAGCGGCCGGTGTTCAATCTTAAAATACAGGAAGTATTTGAACCGGCGCAAAGGGTCTATGCCTGAAAAGGCGCCTTTGACCTGCGGTTCATTCCAGAGCCCGGAGGGCAGGTCGCTCCATTCCAGGAGCCAGGCGAGCAGATAAAGGAATATTT
This DNA window, taken from Kiritimatiellia bacterium, encodes the following:
- a CDS encoding phosphoribosylaminoimidazolesuccinocarboxamide synthase codes for the protein MIPEERIRRELKNTIRETNLPALGRRETGKVRDSYLQKEKRILIATDRISAFDRVLGTIPFKGQVLNQLAAFWFEQTKHLVPNHILDVPDPNVMAAAECEQLPLEIIVRGYITGVTKTSLWFNYQQGVRNYCGHVLPEGLRKDQKLDKPIVTPTTKLESHDRPVSRAEVVREGLVTAEIFDKAADICLKLFDYGTKFAHQRGLILVDTKYELGFLNGKLAVSDEIHTPDSSRYWFAGQYEELFAAGKDQRKLDKEYVREWFAARGFRGEGAPPAMPDEIRIEAAKRYIQAYEIITGREFVATEEPPLERMERNLRDKGYMK